Genomic DNA from Aquipuribacter hungaricus:
TGTCCAGCCCCGCCGACCTGGAGCCCGCGCCCGCCGGCTCGACGGCCGTCTGAAGGAGCCCGACGTGGAACCGTTCACCACCCACACCGGCGTCGGCGTCCCGCTGCGCGCGAGCAACGTCGACACCGACCAGATCATCCCGGCCGTCTACCTCAAGCGGGTGTCGCGGACCGGGTTCGAGGACGGGCTGTTCTCCGCCTGGCGGCAGGACCCCGGCTTCGTCCTCAACGCCGAGCCGTACCGCGCCGGCAGCGTCCTGGTCGCCGGGCCGGACTTCGGCACCGGGTCCTCCCGCGAGCACGCGGTGTGGGCGCTCAAGGACTACGGCTTCCGCGTGGTGCTGAGCTCCCGCTTCGCGGACATCTTCCGCGGCAACGCCGGCAAGCAGGGCCTGCTCGCCGGGCAGCTGGCCCAGGACGACGTCGAGATGCTGTGGAAGATCCTCGAGACCGAGCCGGGCACCCAGGTGACGGTCGACCTGCAGGCGCGCGAGGGCCGCTGCCAGGAGTTCGTCTTCCCGGTCGGCGTCGACGACTACACCCGCTACCGCCTGCTCGAGGGGCTCGACGACGTCGGGATCACCCTGCAGAGCGCCGCGCTCATCGACTCCTTCGAGGCGGCGCGGGAGCCCTGGCGCCCCACGACGCTGCCCGTCCGGTCCTGACGTGGGGTCCGCCACGCCGCCGGCCGTGGCGGACCCGGCCTTCACCGGGGCCGTCTACGCCGGCGCGACCGGCCACCACCGCGCCCACGACGCCGACGTGCTCGCCCCGGTCGCGTGGCGGGCCGGCATGCGCGTGCTCGACGTCGGCTGCGGCGTCGGCGACCTGACCGCCCGCGTCGCCGGCCTGGTCGCCCCGGGCGAGGTGCTCGGCGTGGACTCCTCGCCCTCGCAGGTCGAGCACGCCCGCGCGGCGTACGGCCGGGAGGGCCTGCGGTTCGAGGTCGCGCGCGCCCAGGAGCTCGACCGGGTCGTGCCGGCCGGGTGGGCCGACGTCGTGCTGTCCGTCGCGGTCCTGCACTGGGTGGTCGAGGCCGACCAGCCGGCGGCGCTCGCGCAGGTCGCCCGCGCGCTGGTCCCGGGCGGCGTCCTCCGCCTCGACATGGGCGGGGCCGGGCAGATCGCCGCCGCCCGCGAGGTCCTCGACGAGGTCGCGGCCGAGCACGGCGTCCCGGGGTCGCCGTGGTTCTTCCCC
This window encodes:
- the leuD gene encoding 3-isopropylmalate dehydratase small subunit, encoding MEPFTTHTGVGVPLRASNVDTDQIIPAVYLKRVSRTGFEDGLFSAWRQDPGFVLNAEPYRAGSVLVAGPDFGTGSSREHAVWALKDYGFRVVLSSRFADIFRGNAGKQGLLAGQLAQDDVEMLWKILETEPGTQVTVDLQAREGRCQEFVFPVGVDDYTRYRLLEGLDDVGITLQSAALIDSFEAAREPWRPTTLPVRS
- a CDS encoding class I SAM-dependent methyltransferase, translated to MGSATPPAVADPAFTGAVYAGATGHHRAHDADVLAPVAWRAGMRVLDVGCGVGDLTARVAGLVAPGEVLGVDSSPSQVEHARAAYGREGLRFEVARAQELDRVVPAGWADVVLSVAVLHWVVEADQPAALAQVARALVPGGVLRLDMGGAGQIAAAREVLDEVAAEHGVPGSPWFFPDEATATDLLVGAGLRPVSVALLRQRRGMPDAPALEAWLRSQVLPGYGRGGSSGGAVSSGGAGPSGDPAPRAAFEAEALRRCTAALRREDGSYDQDYVRLDAVAVRP